The Lactuca sativa cultivar Salinas chromosome 2, Lsat_Salinas_v11, whole genome shotgun sequence genome includes a window with the following:
- the LOC111878948 gene encoding uncharacterized protein LOC111878948 produces the protein MATVLTWMVIATAFSFSVAAPEEALISRIAFGSCANQTSPQPIWDAIVNFKPQVFIWLGDNIYGDIRRPFKLFGNERTIGPWKNVPRFVPSSVDEMQEKYKIAKKNHGYSRLREIAKVIGTWDDHDYGLNDAGKEFKGKDTNQKLMLDFLDEPHDSPRRKQAGVYASYTFGPEGRQIKVILLDTRYHRDPLRSDGTILGTAQWKWLEKELNGQPSAITIIGSSIQVVSNLSACTGPLFYMESWGRFPSDRKRLFNMISDSKRDGVVFISGDVHFGEITRFDCGTTYPLYDITSSGLTQAVEKVIPSFLHFGLRFLAWVTPTTMRVINNNCKYKSCTYGQPNFGVIQVDWEAKPVSLRFEVRGVSGEVVNSVTTSLLDLQTKTKKTQLPQQHCFLEVDLPWLTRHRLAILFSFFVTVLIVVQVGGLYVVISLMVKCLRKCKLD, from the exons ATGGCAACGGTACTGACGTGGATGGTGATAGCAACGGCATTTAGTTTCAGTGTTGCTGCTCCTGAAGAAGCTCTCATCTCTCGAATTGCATTTGGTTCTTGCGCTAATCAGACCTCTCCACAG CCTATATGGGACGCTATAGTAAATTTCAAACCCCAAGTTTTCATTTGGCTTGGGGATAATATATATGGAGATATCAGGAGGCCTTTTAAATTGTTTGGGAATGAGAGAACCATTGGGCCATGGAAGAACGTTCCTAGGTTTGTTCCTTCTTCAGTGGATGAAATGCAAGAGAAATACAAGATTGCAAAGAAGAATCATGGTTATTCCCGTCTCCGTGAGATTGCTAAG GTGATTGGCACTTGGGATGATCATGATTATGGATTGAATGATGCTGGGAAAGAATTTAAAGGGAAAGATACCAATCAAAAGCTTATGCTGGATTTCTTGGATGAACCCCATGATAGTCCAAG ACGTAAACAGGCTGGTGTTTATGCATCTTACACATTTGGTCCTGAGGGTAGACAGATCAAG GTGATTCTTTTGGATACTAGATACCACAGAGACCCCCTACGCAGTGATGGAACTATTTTGGGAACTGCACAATGGAAGTGGTTAGAAAAGGAGTTGAACGGTCAACCTTCAGCAATAACAATAATTGGTTCATCTATTCAG GTTGTATCAAATCTTTCAGCATGTACGGGTCCTTTATTCTACATGGAGAGCTGGGGACGTTTTCCAAGCGACAGAAAACGTCTTTTTAACATGATATCAGATAGCAag AGAGATGGGGTTGTATTCATAAGTGGAGATGTACATTTTGGAGAAATAACAAGATTCGATTGTGGGACCACGTATCCGTTGTATGACATCACCTCAAGTGGTCTTACCCAAGCTGTTGAGAAGGTGATCCCTTCATTTCTACATTTTGGGCTGAGATTCTTGGCATGGGTTACACCTACCACCATGAGAGTTATCAACAACAACTGCAAATACAAATCATGCACTTACG GACAACCTAATTTTGGAGTTATACAAGTAGATTGGGAGGCAAAACCCGTGAGTTTGAGATTTGAAGTGAGAGGCGTAAGTGGTGAGGTTGTTAATAGTGTGACTACATCATTGCTTGACCTTCAAACCAAAACCAAAAAGACGCAATTACCCCAACAACACTGTTTTCTTGAAGTTGATTTACCATGGCTTACAAGACATCGCTTGGCTATCTTATTCTCCTTTTTTGTAACCG TGCTGATTGTGGTGCAGGTAGGAGGTTTGTACGTGGTGATTTCGTTGATGGTTAAATGCCTGCGGAAGTGCAAGCTTGATTGA